A window of the Streptomyces sp. Ag109_O5-10 genome harbors these coding sequences:
- the atpD gene encoding F0F1 ATP synthase subunit beta has translation MTTTVETATATGRVARVIGPVVDVEFPVDAMPEIYNALHVEVADPANAGEKKTLTLEVAQHLGDGLVRTISMQPTDGLVRQAPVTDTGDAITVPVGDFTKGKVFNTLGEVLNVDETYDGERWGIHRKAPNFDELESKTEMFETGVKVIDLLTPYVKGGKIGLFGGAGVGKTVLIQEMIYRVANNHDGVSVFAGVGERTREGNDLIEEMTDSGVIDKTALVFGQMDEPPGTRLRVALAGLTMAEYFRDVQKQDVLFFIDNIFRFTQAGSEVSTLLGRMPSAVGYQPNLADEMGLLQERITSTRGHSITSMQAIYVPADDLTDPAPATTFAHLDATTVLSRPISEKGIYPAVDPLDSTSRILDPRYIAADHYNAAMRVKTILQKYKDLQDIIAILGIDELGEEDKLVVHRARRVERFLSQNTHVAKQFTGVDGSDVPLEESIAAFNAICDGEYDHFPEQAFFMCGGLEDLKANAKELGVS, from the coding sequence ATGACCACCACTGTTGAGACCGCGACGGCTACGGGCCGCGTCGCCCGGGTCATCGGCCCGGTCGTCGACGTGGAGTTCCCCGTCGACGCGATGCCGGAGATCTACAACGCCCTTCACGTCGAGGTGGCCGACCCGGCCAACGCCGGCGAGAAGAAGACGCTGACCCTGGAGGTCGCCCAGCACCTGGGTGACGGCCTGGTCCGCACCATCTCCATGCAGCCGACCGACGGCCTGGTCCGCCAGGCCCCGGTCACCGACACCGGCGACGCCATCACGGTGCCGGTCGGCGACTTCACCAAGGGCAAGGTGTTCAACACCCTCGGTGAGGTCCTGAACGTCGACGAGACCTACGACGGCGAGCGCTGGGGCATCCACCGCAAGGCCCCGAACTTCGACGAGCTCGAGTCGAAGACCGAGATGTTCGAGACCGGCGTCAAGGTCATCGACCTGCTGACCCCGTACGTCAAGGGCGGCAAGATCGGCCTGTTCGGCGGCGCCGGCGTCGGCAAGACGGTGCTCATCCAGGAGATGATCTACCGTGTCGCCAACAACCACGACGGTGTCTCCGTGTTCGCCGGTGTCGGCGAGCGCACCCGTGAGGGCAACGACCTCATCGAGGAGATGACCGACTCGGGCGTCATCGACAAGACCGCCCTTGTCTTCGGCCAGATGGACGAGCCCCCGGGCACGCGTCTGCGCGTCGCGCTGGCCGGCCTCACCATGGCCGAGTACTTCCGTGACGTCCAGAAGCAGGACGTGCTGTTCTTCATCGACAACATCTTCCGCTTCACGCAGGCCGGTTCCGAGGTCTCGACCCTGCTCGGCCGCATGCCCTCCGCGGTGGGCTACCAGCCGAACCTGGCCGACGAGATGGGTCTCCTCCAGGAGCGCATCACCTCGACCCGTGGTCACTCGATCACCTCGATGCAGGCGATCTACGTCCCCGCGGACGACCTGACCGACCCGGCCCCGGCCACCACCTTCGCCCACCTCGACGCGACGACGGTGCTCTCCCGTCCGATCTCCGAGAAGGGCATCTACCCGGCCGTGGACCCGCTGGACTCCACGTCCCGGATCCTGGACCCCCGCTACATCGCGGCGGACCACTACAACGCGGCCATGCGCGTGAAGACGATCCTGCAGAAGTACAAGGACCTGCAGGACATCATCGCGATCCTCGGTATCGACGAGCTCGGCGAGGAGGACAAGCTCGTCGTCCACCGTGCCCGTCGCGTGGAGCGCTTCCTGTCCCAGAACACCCACGTCGCCAAGCAGTTCACCGGCGTCGACGGGTCGGACGTCCCGCTTGAGGAGTCGATCGCGGCCTTCAACGCGATCTGCGACGGCGAGTACGACCACTTCCCGGAGCAGGCGTTCTTCATGTGCGGTGGCCTGGAGGACCTCAAGGCCAACGCCAAGGAGCTGGGCGTCTCCTGA
- a CDS encoding F0F1 ATP synthase subunit gamma translates to MGAQLRVYKRRIRSVSATKKITKAMEMIAASRVVKAQRKVAASTPYATELTRAVTAVGTGSNTKHPLTTEAENPVRAAVLLLTSDRGLAGAFNSNAIKAAEQLTERLEREGRQVDTYIVGRRGVAHYNFRERRIAESFTGFTDEPSYADAKKVAAPLIEAIETPTEDGGVDELHIVYTEFVSMMTQTALGDRLLPLSLEEVAEESARKGDEILPLYDFEPSAEDVLDALLPRYVESRIYNALLQSAASKHAATRRAMKSATDNAGELINTLSRLANAARQAEITQEISEIVGGASALADATAGSDR, encoded by the coding sequence ATGGGAGCCCAGCTCCGGGTCTACAAGCGTCGCATCCGATCCGTCAGCGCGACCAAGAAGATCACCAAGGCGATGGAGATGATCGCCGCCTCGCGCGTCGTCAAGGCGCAGCGCAAGGTGGCGGCCTCCACGCCGTACGCGACCGAGCTCACCCGCGCGGTCACGGCGGTCGGTACCGGGTCGAACACCAAGCACCCGCTCACCACGGAGGCGGAGAACCCGGTCCGTGCCGCGGTCCTGCTCCTCACGAGCGACCGCGGTCTGGCCGGTGCCTTCAACTCCAACGCCATCAAGGCGGCGGAGCAGCTGACCGAGCGCCTGGAGCGCGAGGGCAGGCAGGTCGACACGTACATCGTCGGCCGCCGTGGTGTCGCTCACTACAACTTCCGTGAGCGCAGGATCGCGGAGTCGTTCACGGGCTTCACCGACGAGCCGTCGTACGCGGACGCCAAGAAGGTCGCGGCGCCGCTGATCGAGGCCATCGAGACGCCGACCGAGGACGGCGGTGTGGACGAGCTCCACATCGTCTACACCGAGTTCGTGTCGATGATGACCCAGACCGCGCTCGGCGACCGGCTGCTGCCGCTGAGCCTCGAAGAGGTCGCGGAGGAGAGCGCCCGCAAGGGCGACGAGATCCTCCCGCTGTACGACTTCGAGCCCTCGGCGGAGGACGTCCTCGACGCCCTGCTGCCGCGCTACGTGGAGAGCCGCATCTACAACGCGCTGCTCCAGTCGGCCGCTTCGAAGCACGCCGCCACGCGGCGCGCGATGAAGTCGGCCACCGACAACGCGGGCGAGCTGATCAACACGCTCTCCCGTCTTGCCAACGCGGCCCGCCAGGCCGAAATCACCCAGGAAATCAGCGAGATCGTCGGTGGCGCCAGCGCCCTGGCCGACGCGACCGCGGGGAGTGACCGATAA
- a CDS encoding DUF2550 domain-containing protein — translation MVLALTVAGIVVVLVVVGLFLFGLRRRLIQRSGGTFDCSLRWDVPEKTDTSGKGWSYGVARYNGDSVEWYRVFSYAYRPRRVLERDRIEVAGRRLPEGEEELALLSDAVILACTHRGTRLELAMSEDALTGFLAWLEAAPPGQRVNVA, via the coding sequence ATGGTCCTCGCTCTGACTGTGGCCGGAATCGTGGTCGTGCTGGTGGTGGTGGGACTCTTCCTGTTCGGCCTGCGCCGCAGACTGATCCAGCGCTCCGGCGGCACCTTCGACTGTTCCCTGCGCTGGGACGTCCCCGAGAAGACGGACACCAGCGGCAAGGGCTGGAGCTACGGCGTCGCCCGCTACAACGGCGACAGCGTCGAGTGGTACCGCGTCTTCTCCTACGCCTACCGCCCCCGCCGGGTCCTGGAGCGCGACCGGATCGAGGTGGCCGGCCGCCGCCTCCCCGAGGGCGAGGAGGAACTGGCCCTGCTCTCCGACGCCGTCATCCTCGCCTGTACCCACCGCGGCACCCGTCTCGAACTCGCGATGAGCGAAGACGCGTTGACCGGTTTCCTCGCGTGGCTGGAGGCAGCCCCGCCCGGTCAGCGAGTGAATGTGGCGTAG
- the atpA gene encoding F0F1 ATP synthase subunit alpha, whose protein sequence is MAELTIRPEEIRDALENFVQSYKPDAASREEVGTVTLAGDGIAKVEGLPSAMANELLKFEDGTLGLALNLEEREIGAIVLGEFSGIEEGQPVQRTGEVLSVAVGEGYLGRVVDPLGNPIDGLGEIETDGRRALELQAPTVMQRKSVHEPMETGYKAVDAMTPVGRGQRQLIIGDRQTGKTALAVDTIINQRDNWRSGDPKKQVRCIYVAIGQKGSTIASVRRALEENGALEYTTIVAAPASDPAGFKYLAPYTGSAIGQHWMYAGKHVLIIFDDLSKQADAYRAVSLLLRRPPGREAYPGDVFYLHSRLLERCAKLSDDMGAGSMTGLPIVETKANDVSAFIPTNVISITDGQCFLESDLFNAGQRPALNVGISVSRVGGSAQHKAMKQVSGRLRVDLAQFRELEAFAAFGSDLDAASKSQLERGSRMVELLKQDQYQPMATEDQVVSVWAGTTGKMDDVPVADIRRFERELLDYLHRKESGLLASIREGGKMSDDTLTAVADAIAEFKKQFETSDGKLLGEDTPAAAAK, encoded by the coding sequence ATGGCGGAGCTCACGATCCGGCCGGAGGAGATCCGGGACGCGCTGGAGAACTTCGTCCAGTCGTACAAGCCGGACGCGGCCTCGCGCGAGGAGGTCGGTACGGTCACCCTTGCCGGCGACGGCATCGCGAAGGTCGAGGGTCTTCCCTCGGCCATGGCCAACGAACTGCTGAAGTTCGAGGACGGCACCCTCGGCCTCGCGCTGAACCTGGAAGAGCGCGAGATCGGCGCCATCGTCCTCGGTGAGTTCAGCGGCATCGAGGAGGGTCAGCCGGTGCAGCGCACCGGTGAGGTCCTCTCCGTCGCGGTCGGCGAGGGCTACCTCGGCCGCGTCGTCGACCCGCTCGGCAACCCGATCGACGGCCTCGGCGAGATCGAGACCGACGGCCGCCGCGCCCTCGAGCTGCAGGCCCCCACGGTCATGCAGCGCAAGTCGGTGCACGAGCCGATGGAGACCGGCTACAAGGCCGTCGACGCCATGACCCCGGTCGGCCGCGGCCAGCGTCAGCTGATCATCGGCGACCGCCAGACCGGCAAGACCGCCCTGGCCGTCGACACCATCATCAACCAGCGCGACAACTGGCGCTCGGGTGACCCGAAGAAGCAGGTCCGCTGCATCTACGTCGCCATCGGCCAGAAGGGCTCCACCATCGCGTCGGTCCGCCGCGCGCTGGAGGAGAACGGCGCGCTGGAGTACACGACCATCGTCGCCGCCCCGGCGTCCGACCCGGCCGGCTTCAAGTACCTGGCGCCCTACACCGGTTCGGCCATCGGCCAGCACTGGATGTACGCCGGCAAGCACGTCCTGATCATCTTCGACGACCTGTCGAAGCAGGCCGACGCCTACCGCGCCGTGTCGCTGCTGCTGCGCCGCCCGCCGGGCCGTGAGGCCTACCCGGGTGACGTCTTCTACCTGCACTCCCGTCTGCTGGAGCGCTGCGCGAAGCTCTCCGACGACATGGGTGCCGGCTCGATGACCGGTCTGCCGATCGTCGAGACCAAGGCCAACGACGTCTCGGCGTTCATCCCGACCAACGTCATCTCCATCACCGACGGCCAGTGCTTCCTGGAGTCGGACCTCTTCAACGCCGGTCAGCGCCCCGCGCTGAACGTCGGTATCTCCGTCTCCCGAGTCGGTGGTTCCGCGCAGCACAAGGCGATGAAGCAGGTCTCCGGCCGCCTCCGCGTCGACCTCGCCCAGTTCCGTGAGCTGGAGGCGTTCGCCGCCTTCGGTTCCGACCTGGACGCCGCGTCGAAGTCGCAGCTGGAGCGCGGCAGCCGCATGGTCGAGCTGCTCAAGCAGGACCAGTACCAGCCGATGGCCACCGAGGACCAGGTCGTCTCCGTCTGGGCCGGCACCACCGGCAAGATGGACGACGTTCCGGTCGCCGACATCCGCCGCTTCGAGCGCGAGCTCCTCGACTACCTGCACCGCAAGGAGTCGGGCCTGCTGGCCTCCATCCGCGAGGGCGGCAAGATGTCCGACGACACCCTCACGGCCGTCGCGGACGCGATCGCGGAGTTCAAGAAGCAGTTCGAGACGAGCGACGGCAAGCTGCTCGGCGAGGACACTCCGGCCGCAGCCGCCAAGTGA
- a CDS encoding F0F1 ATP synthase subunit epsilon has protein sequence MAAELHVELVAADRQVWSGEATLVVARTTSGDIGVMPGHQPLLGVLESGPVTIRTSDGGTVVAAVHGGFISFADNKLSLLAETAELSDEIDVQREERELERAKAAGDATAERRADVRLRAATGR, from the coding sequence TTGGCTGCTGAGCTGCACGTCGAGCTCGTCGCCGCGGACCGCCAGGTCTGGTCCGGCGAGGCCACCCTGGTCGTCGCGCGCACCACGTCCGGCGACATCGGCGTCATGCCCGGTCACCAGCCGCTGCTCGGTGTGCTGGAGTCGGGCCCGGTGACCATCCGTACGAGTGATGGTGGAACGGTCGTCGCCGCGGTGCACGGCGGTTTCATCTCGTTCGCGGACAACAAGCTCTCGCTGCTGGCCGAGACCGCCGAGCTGTCGGACGAGATCGACGTCCAGCGCGAGGAGCGCGAGCTGGAGCGGGCGAAGGCGGCAGGTGACGCCACCGCCGAGCGACGCGCCGACGTCCGTCTGCGGGCGGCGACCGGGCGCTGA